TCAACATGCCATTTATTTATCTTAGCGAGCTTTTAACGAGCGCTTGCGAGCTCTTATCGAACCAAGCCAAACAATTGTCTCAGATCGTTAACGATAATGATCATCTCTAACGAACCGAGCTCTTAAGAAACTGAGCACGCTCGTATCCAGCCCTAACTGTTATCAAGGGATGGAAATGGCCAAAGAGACCCATTGGGTCACTGGGCCGACCCAAAGTATCATGGCCAATGAGTCTAATGGGTTGGTCAATAAAGAGATTTGGGTCATAGAAGCCGAACCTTATCGACCGACCGGTTCCGATAGGTCTACCCAACAATTTATAAAGCCATtgtcagaaaacaaaaacaatttcGGTTTTGGAGGAGTcgactgatttttagttagaaataagTCGATGTGTTAACCGTTAAAccttaatccaacgatagtGTGTGGGAATGTCATCAGATCTTAACCCAACGGTTCTAGTGCATCCACTATGGACTGAGATTTaagatattttttaaaataaccAATTGACTGAAAAATAGCGACACTAAAAAATGTGGCTAACGGGTTAACACAAACAAATGGACACCGACAATAACGAGAACAAGTCGTTGGCAGAATGGTGTCGGAGAGAGGTAAATCGAGGCTGACATACAGGGGCCACGTACATTAGTGTCGACCACTGAGCTAGAGATAGAGGGGATCATCACTCCCACtgctaaaccctaaacccaacgccgccatggccgccgccgtccgcctcatcctgcgccgccgcctctccacCGCTACCGCCACGCCCCCAACCCCGGCTTCCATCCTgaacccctcctccccgacCTCCGCTCTCACCTCGCGACAGAAGACCCGCCTCGCCATCTCCCTCCTCAagtcctccccgccgccgccgcccgaccAGATCCTCTCCATCTGCCGCGCCGCTGCACTCTCTCCAAACACCCACCTCGACCGTGTTGCCCTCTCCCTCGCCACCTCGAggctctcctccgccccggACTCCCTCCGAGACCTTACATCCTCCCTTCTCATCCCCCACCACGCGCCCCACGCCATCGCGCTCTTTGGCCaggccggcctcctccccgacgccATTTCCACCTTCCAGTCATCCCCCTCCACTCGCTCCCTGAACGCCCTCCTTTTTGCCTGCCTCGTCGCTGGCAACCATGCCGAGGCCGCGCGCATCTTCCAGACCTTCCCTGACGCTCACAACGTCAAGCCCAACACCGAGACCTTCAACGCCATTATAAAGTCCTTTTCTGAGTCCGGCACCACAAGGTCCTTCTACTCGGTGTTCGATGAAATGTGCAAGAAGGGCGTGAAGCCCAATGCTACCACATTTACTACCGCGATTGCTGGATTTTACAAGGAGGAGCAGTTTGGTGACGTGGAGAAGGTGATTGAGCTCATGAAGAAGCACGGATGTGGTGAGTCACTACAAGTGTACAATGCAAGGGTCCAGGGGCTGTGTAAACTTGGCCGGAGTGGCGAGGCAAAGGCATTACTGAATGAGATGGTCAAGAGAGGGACGAAGCCAAGCTGGGTAACTTATAACCATCTGATTTATGGTTTCTGTAAGGAAGGGGATTTGGAGGAAGTGAAGCGGCTATACAAGGAGATGGGAAAGAAGGGACTTGTTGGGGACAGTAGCTTCTATTTTACCCTTATCTTTTACCTTTGTAAGGCTGGTGATTTTGATTCAGCACTTGGGGTATACAATGAGACAACAGCTAGAAGTTGGGTGCCATGCTTCTCGACAATGAAGATGCTTGTGAATGGCCTTGCTGGGAGCTCAAAGGTCGATGAAGCAAAAGGGATCATTGAGAAGATGAAGGAGAAGTTCCCGGATAAAGCTGAAGGATGGAAGGAGGTAGAGGAGGCATTACCTCAATAGAATAATAGATGGGCGAACTCACAGGTATTATTCTCGAATTTCAGTATCTTCGAACTTCAGTGCAAAGGAAATGCTGTTTGTTAGAACAATTACATTGCTTCAGTTTGGAAATTCTTTAAATTAAGAATACTGATGGTTGAATATTGTATCCACCTTCTTAAATTTTCTATTCCACGTCGTAAGACCACAATATTTACAGTGTGCATTACAGAAGCTATTCTATCTGTGGAAGAAGTTGCAATTTGACTTATGGTAAAGTGGCGTGCTTCTGTAGGACCCTCATGTACATCATGACCTCTACAGCGTAGGTGTTATTTTCCAGTTCCATATAAGATTTGAACTGCAGTTTCTGTTCCTCTTGGTAACTGCAAACTGGAGCTCTGCTATTTTTGTGTTCCAGTGTATATGCCCACTAAGATATAATCTGATACCTTTCAGTAATACGTCGATTATTTCAATAAGGTCATATGAATATAAAATTTACTGAATAAGTTTTAGAAATCCAAGGAGGATTGACTATCTCAGATTAAACAACTTGATAATTGTGTCTATTAGCAAGAACCTTCCATTCATTAATTTGATGTGCCTATTAGCAAGAACCTTAGTCCAGAGGAATTGTTGAAAAACGCCTGTTTCACCTTGTAGAagtatacctgggcatgggcgGCCCGGCCCGTAGCCCAGCCTGAAAGCCCAGAAAAAAATCCGaaatgaattaaaaaaatatttttcttaaaaataaaaattattttttatgcCGAAAATGATTATCTTAATACCAATAGGCCATTTTTTGGGGCCTCGGGCTGGGCTGCCCCTGGGCTTTACGAAACCCAGCCTGGCCTGGGGTATGCCCAGGTCTATGTAGAAGGTTAGCCGTTAGCCCATAAAGGCGAAAGTAATGTAATATCCCATTGTTCCATAATATAGGGCGTATTTTGTATCATTAAGACAAGCCGTTGACCACCATTTACACCATTAATATGTGATTTATGTGATAGAAAAtcataatactccctccgtttgggtT
The Brachypodium distachyon strain Bd21 chromosome 2, Brachypodium_distachyon_v3.0, whole genome shotgun sequence genome window above contains:
- the LOC100828573 gene encoding pentatricopeptide repeat-containing protein At1g61870, mitochondrial, with amino-acid sequence MAAAVRLILRRRLSTATATPPTPASILNPSSPTSALTSRQKTRLAISLLKSSPPPPPDQILSICRAAALSPNTHLDRVALSLATSRLSSAPDSLRDLTSSLLIPHHAPHAIALFGQAGLLPDAISTFQSSPSTRSLNALLFACLVAGNHAEAARIFQTFPDAHNVKPNTETFNAIIKSFSESGTTRSFYSVFDEMCKKGVKPNATTFTTAIAGFYKEEQFGDVEKVIELMKKHGCGESLQVYNARVQGLCKLGRSGEAKALLNEMVKRGTKPSWVTYNHLIYGFCKEGDLEEVKRLYKEMGKKGLVGDSSFYFTLIFYLCKAGDFDSALGVYNETTARSWVPCFSTMKMLVNGLAGSSKVDEAKGIIEKMKEKFPDKAEGWKEVEEALPQ